The genomic stretch GCTGCGCCCGACCGGCGCCTAGGCCGGAAAGGGCCTGAGCGCCGCGAAGGCGTGGGCGATGCCGCCGATCACCGACAGGCCCGGCACGCGGTAGCCCGAGAGCAGGGCGCCCTCGATCGCCTCGAGCGCGCCGCGCCGCCCGCCGCGGCTTCCCGCGAGGTCGAAGGCGACGAAGTCCGCCGGCCCGCCGGCCGTCAGCTCGCCGCGCTCGGGGCAGCCGAGGGCGAGGGCGCCGGCCCGCGTCGCCATCCAGAGGATCTGCTCGGGGCCGAGCGCGGGCTGCGCGCGCCGCGCCAGCGTGCAGGTGAGCGGCAGGTTGAGCGTGGGGCTGCTGGCCAGCGAGTCGGTGCCGAGGGCGACGGGCAGGCCGGCGGCGAGCATGGCCACCACCGGGTGCGGGTCCGCGCCGCCGTGGAACCAAGGCACGGAGCCCGGGCAGTAGGCGATGGCCGTCGCCGGGCGCGCGGCGAGGCGGGCGATCTCCGCGGGTTCGAGCCAGGTGCCATGCACGAGGAGCAGCGGCGCCGCGAGCGGGACGCTCGCCAGCCACTCGCCGAGGCCATCCGGCGCGGCGGCGGACCAGGCCGCGGGCTCCGTCCAGCCGAGGCGCGCGTGCAGGTCGGCGAAGGGGCCGCTCGCGGCATCGAGGAAACGGCGCTCGGCTTCGGATTCGGCGAGGTGCATGGCGACG from bacterium encodes the following:
- a CDS encoding amidohydrolase family protein, with the protein product ADVRSLLAELTPPLTLRGYREVLGWEPAARERALAGARAALAAAPPPVLAAPGALLAGLSPHAPYSSHPALVTACFDLARESALPVAMHLAESEAERRFLDAASGPFADLHARLGWTEPAAWSAAAPDGLGEWLASVPLAAPLLLVHGTWLEPAEIARLAARPATAIAYCPGSVPWFHGGADPHPVVAMLAAGLPVALGTDSLASSPTLNLPLTCTLARRAQPALGPEQILWMATRAGALALGCPERGELTAGGPADFVAFDLAGSRGGRRGALEAIEGALLSGYRVPGLSVIGGIAHAFAALRPFPA